In the genome of Nakaseomyces glabratus chromosome K, complete sequence, the window CATGCCTTTGTCGTTACTCCCCATCTCTACATCTGCCGCTGCGTATGTACTGAAGAACATATCTAATACACTAGAGGTCACTTCTTTTGTGTGTCCCAGAATCCGttctgttcttcttctgcgGTGTGTAGTGCTAGCATATAGAATCTCATTGGTTGCTCTAGTTAGCATGAGATCCTGGTAATTTAACCTCCACACATAGAACCATTGGTCTTCACTGCTGCAATATATGAATGGTTTGTCATCCCAAATACATAGCTGAGCCCGATGTCTAAACTGCTCACAATGGAAACCTTTCAATTCCAAGTTATGATAGCCCCCTTCTGTCAGTTTAAACACTCTGATTCTTTCGTCTCCCGATGTGACCACTATTCTAGCGGTGCTATACTCGTTATCTTCTTGTATCTCGTCTAACCTGTTATCTGTAACTATCCATTCTATGCCAgtaatttttattttatcagCTCCATTGCGCAAATTACCATCAATTGACCTGCCATTGATTATATGAAATTTATCAATCAACTTCAAGCCCATTGTGGAAAACACATAAATGTAACCACCAAATGTGCCAACAACTGTGAAGTGGGACATCCCAGGAGATACTGTTACCACATTTATGGGCTCCTCACAGTTGAAGCTGTATTCAACCCGGTTATCCGTCACAGACCAGAACCTCACGCAATGGTCCAGACAACCGCTGATAAAAAATCTATCATCTGCCTCTATAAATTTAGCGCTCGTAACTAAGTCAGGATGATCGAACCTCATAATTGGACGGTTCCCATCAAATGGTGTCCATAATGTTACGTAACTGTCAACTGATGAGACTAGCAAAAAATGGTTAACGGACCATGAGAGGTCTAGCACTTCTCTATGAACCTTTTCATCTGAGTTCAAAGATACGATATCCAACTCATTGAAAATCGGAGCATACTGTATCTTACGCTTGCCTGTCTCTTCACACTCGGCATCACTAATACCAAGCTTCTCTGATTTAGTCTGCAGCACTTTCAGCACCATAAGTGATCCATCTTTACAACCGACACAAAAGAGTGTACCGTCTTTGCTAAAACGAGATACAGTGACAGAAGAACCACCCAGTTGCAGTTCTTGAGCTAGAAATAATCTTTTAAAGGGTAATATATCGCAGTCAGCCTGTTTCTTGAGCAACTTGACGTAGTCAGGCCTGACCAGGTACTTCTCAAATTGATCGTGGTCGAAGTTAGTGACATCATTTATCTGTACTCTGCTGCGCGCATCGAAATCCAGCGGCTGTAGATCAGCAGAATACGTACCAGAACGTACTGACTCcgtatcttcttcaatcaTTGTACTTCCCAATTCTTCATAACTTAGCTATGCATGGACAAGTAACCTACTTTAATACCATCAAGGcattttaattaattacattcaaaacaaataggaacttgaaaagaaaatacagTTACTCAAGCCATAAAAACACTAAgtgaaattttttgtaaAACGCACACGCCTATATTTCAAAGGTTTTGTGTCCATAAGGGGCACATCCTCGGTTACTAAATAGCAAATTAATATCTCAGTCTCATGAATATTGCATTTCCATTTTATGGCTATTATACAATAATCATGTGACTTTTCGTGTATAATCACATTCCATCACACTTTTGGCAAGAATCAGTGTATCCAGCAGAAGTTCGCAAAGTAATAGTTATAACCACTGCAAAAGATGTCAACGGTTCGTGGAGCGGTTAGCTACTATACTTATCTTTCTCTATGGAAGCACAGCATTCGATTATTCTAATTGCTCGTACGTGCTGGATTTGTTGATCTATAACCCCCCTCGGAGCAGGAATTTAAAAAGATAGTAATAGCCATTGAACCAAAAAAAGAGCAAGTGACGCTGTTTACCTCAAAGGATGTCTGTGAAACCCATTGATACGTTTATCGAGAACAGTGTGAAGCTGTTTGAAGCCAACCCATCGGGGTCTAGCATAACTATAAGTTATCACGGTGGTGCCAAGGCTGACCCTGTGGTGTTCCGCACGCATAACCCACACTTGTCGACCACGTACAAGTACCAGACGAAGATGAACAAGGAAGTGTCCCGTGTGCTAAACGCTTTGGGTCCCAGAGGTGTGTCTATGAATCCGATCAGCAAGATAGCGAAGAGGCGCAATTACCTTGATGTGGTGAAGAAGGCCAAGCAGATGAACAACAGCAAGATAAGTAAGAAGCAGGCGAAACTGATCAGAAAAGCACAGACGAACCCAATCGTGAATACTATCGGTATTGGTAAGCTTATCGCCAACGAGGATATCAAGGAGGTGAAGACTGAAAGCACATCCGGAGGTGCTGGAAACAAGAAAACcaagcaaaagaagaacaagaacaacaaggaTAGCACACCAGTGGTGAACACCAGTGCGAATGCACAATCTAAGggaaagaacaagaagaacaagaacaagaagaagcgTTAAGGTCTGACACTAGTTGCCTGAAAACAATTGTGTGCAAAAGGGCCTGAATCAAACGCTGAGTGGTCCCCGCAACCCGGATGTGCAGTTTACAGCATAgcatatataaaaatacaacACGCGCactcaaaaaataaatactgTATAATAGATTAATTTACAATGATAGCTTTTAAGTTTTCTATCTTTCTGCTGTAAGATTACGTATGACTTGTTATCTTATGAAGGTTTTAATTCAATGCGTCCGATATCATCTGTAGCTGTTTGTTCTGTATACAGAATATCCTGGTCAATTCATCTAGTTTGAGGTCCTCGAGGTTCAGATTCCTGTAGTCCTTGAACTCTGAGACCAGCTCCAGTTCAATGCTCAGTGGTGCCTCCCGCGGCACATCGGGGCCCGCAGCCGGATCTGAGATGTCCCCTGACTTCTTGCCAGCGTCACCACCGGTGTCGTTGCCGCTGGTCAGCCACGATAACGACCTCTGCGATGCCAAGCTCACGGGCCGCTCCCGCCTGTACGACAGCATCTCATACTGATCGCTGATCAGCTCGACGTTCTCCAGCTGCCCGGCGCCGTCGATCTCCACAATAATAACGTTCTCCAGCTCACTGTCcggctgctgctgttggaACACCAGGTCGTCCACATCAGCGACGTCGTCGTCATCCTCGAATATGTACTTGATGTTAGTCGGGAACATGGCCTGCGGCGCGCCTTCCTCCTTCTTAAACAGGTGCCATATATTCCTGTCATACACAGTCAGCGACAGCGGTTCCATTGCTGGTATACAGGTAATACTGGTAAGTAAATGGTGAGTACTGGTGCACTGTTGGAAATGTTATAATCTGTGTAGCTGTACAAATAGCTGTGCTAATACGCTTGCTAGGAGGCAATGAAGGGTGAGGAGCTGAGCTCATCGAGTTTGccaaaaattaaaaatagaaaaaagagagaaagGATGATCCAACCGAGGTTCGAACTCGGGATCTTCGCCGTGTAAAGGCGACGTCTTAAACCACTGGACTATTGGACCATTTCTTCCTTCGTGGTACTCCACTGGCGAAATGCGTTTAACAATGttttaaaattttcaaaaaaaacacaCACAATATCCAATCACCATAAACGTATAACATGTGGAAAATACACGTATGTAGGTatatgaaaattttttgggCTGAGAGAACAAGCTGGCAACTTCAATCATCACTTGACCACTTCACCACTTCACCAACAAACTGGTGAAACTGGTGAAACTGGCAAAAACTGACATAGCAATGCTTGGGATCACTAACACGGGACTATAGGTCTCTTGAGAATAGTTGGGCGTCTAGAAGAATATCAGTACCTTGGGGGGAAGACAGTGGCagtgaaagaaaaggaagacGAGCGAGAACGATGTTGGATATCAACCAGTTTATTGAAGAGAAAGGTGGTAACCCTGAGCTGATCAGACAGTCTCAGAAGGCTAGATATGCCAGTGTTGAGTTAGTTGATGAGATTATTGCTGACTACAAGGACTGGGTCAAGACGAGGTTTGAGCTGGATGAGTTGAACAAGAAGCTGAACAAGTTGCAGAAGGACATCGGTATGAAGTTCAAGGCCAAGGAGGATGCTAGCGAGCTCTTGGCTGAGAAGGACAAGCTGAGCgaggagaagaagcaaTTGATCGAGAAGGAGCAGAAGGAGGACAAGGATCTGAGACAGAAGGTGAATCAGATTGGTAACATTGTCCACCCATCTGTGGTTGTCTCTAATGATGAGGAGAACAACGAGCTGGTCCGTACTTGGAAGCCAGAGGGCTTGGCTGATGTCGGCCCAGTTGCCTCCGTTACTGGTAAGCCAGCCGCTTTGTCTCACCACGAGATCTTGCTAAGACTGGACGGTTACGACCCAGAGCGTGGTGTTAAGATCTCTGGCCACAGAGGTTACTTCTTCAGAAACTACGGTGTCTTCTTGAACCAGGCTTTGATCAACTACGGTCTGCACTTCTTGGCCAGCAAGGGTTACATCCCATTGCAAGCCCCAGTCATGATGAACAAAGAAGTTATGGCCAAGACCGCCCAATTGTCCCAATTCGACGAAGAACTATACAAGGTCATCGATGGTGAAGACGAGAAGTACTTGATTGCTACTTCTGAACAGCCAATCTCTGCTTACCACAGCGGTGAATGGTTTGAGAAGCCACAGGAACAACTGCCAATCCGTTACGTTGGTTACTCCTCCTGTTTCCGTAGAGAAGCCGGTTCTCACGGTAAGGACGCTTGGGGTGTTTTCAGAGTCCACGCCTTCGAGAAGATTGAACAGTTCTGTATAACCGAACCAGAGAAGTCCTGGGAAGAGTTCGACAGAATGATCGCTAACTCCGAAGAATTCTACCAATCCTTGAAACTTCCATACCGTGTTGTTGGTATCGTCTCCGGTGAATTGAACAACGCCGCTGCCAAGAAGTACGATCTAGAGGCTTGGTTCCCATACCAAAAGGAATACAAGGAATTGGTTTCCTGCTCCAACTGTACTGACTACCAATCCAGAAACTTGGAAATCAGAAGTGGTATCAAGAAGATGAACGACAGAGAGAAGAAGTACGTCCACTGTTTGAACTCCACCTTGGCTGCTACCCAAAGGGCCCTATGTTGTGTTCTTGAAAACTACCAAACCGAGGATGGTTTGATTGTTCCAGAAGTCTTGAGAAAGTACATCCCAGGTGAACCAGAATTCTTGCCATTCGTTAAGGAACTACCAAAGAACTCCACCtccaacaagaagaaataaacaTGATATCATAAACATGATGTTGATACCATTTTACCCGAA includes:
- the DGR2 gene encoding Dgr2p (CAGL0K11638g~Ortholog(s) have cell division site, cell tip, cytosol, nucleus localization); this encodes MIEEDTESVRSGTYSADLQPLDFDARSRVQINDVTNFDHDQFEKYLVRPDYVKLLKKQADCDILPFKRLFLAQELQLGGSSVTVSRFSKDGTLFCVGCKDGSLMVLKVLQTKSEKLGISDAECEETGKRKIQYAPIFNELDIVSLNSDEKVHREVLDLSWSVNHFLLVSSVDSYVTLWTPFDGNRPIMRFDHPDLVTSAKFIEADDRFFISGCLDHCVRFWSVTDNRVEYSFNCEEPINVVTVSPGMSHFTVVGTFGGYIYVFSTMGLKLIDKFHIINGRSIDGNLRNGADKIKITGIEWIVTDNRLDEIQEDNEYSTARIVVTSGDERIRVFKLTEGGYHNLELKGFHCEQFRHRAQLCIWDDKPFIYCSSEDQWFYVWRLNYQDLMLTRATNEILYASTTHRRRRTERILGHTKEVTSSVLDMFFSTYAAADVEMGSNDKGMRHGQQQSMTFSHESTVTQTMPIGQPTGSTTKSTIEEQREENYILRHSHTFSFHAHDHPITTVNIAPIGTIAAVTQSNDFIYEFTCRCYSNNVELRDVEMDSCDIIGPIVVTTDSVGKLRVFRTDLSDIARETLINVLHSAMETKQSTF
- the SRP21 gene encoding signal recognition particle subunit SRP21 (CAGL0K11660g~Ortholog(s) have role in SRP-dependent cotranslational protein targeting to membrane, translocation and nucleus, signal recognition particle, endoplasmic reticulum targeting localization), which encodes MSVKPIDTFIENSVKLFEANPSGSSITISYHGGAKADPVVFRTHNPHLSTTYKYQTKMNKEVSRVLNALGPRGVSMNPISKIAKRRNYLDVVKKAKQMNNSKISKKQAKLIRKAQTNPIVNTIGIGKLIANEDIKEVKTESTSGGAGNKKTKQKKNKNNKDSTPVVNTSANAQSKGKNKKNKNKKKR
- the ATG31 gene encoding Atg31p (CAGL0K11682g~Ortholog(s) have role in autophagy of mitochondrion, late nucleophagy, piecemeal microautophagy of nucleus and cytosol, pre-autophagosomal structure localization) — translated: MEPLSLTVYDRNIWHLFKKEEGAPQAMFPTNIKYIFEDDDDVADVDDLVFQQQQPDSELENVIIVEIDGAGQLENVELISDQYEMLSYRRERPVSLASQRSLSWLTSGNDTGGDAGKKSGDISDPAAGPDVPREAPLSIELELVSEFKDYRNLNLEDLKLDELTRIFCIQNKQLQMISDALN
- the SES1 gene encoding serine--tRNA ligase SES1 (CAGL0K11726g~Ortholog(s) have serine-tRNA ligase activity, role in seryl-tRNA aminoacylation and cytoplasmic stress granule, cytosol localization): MLDINQFIEEKGGNPELIRQSQKARYASVELVDEIIADYKDWVKTRFELDELNKKLNKLQKDIGMKFKAKEDASELLAEKDKLSEEKKQLIEKEQKEDKDLRQKVNQIGNIVHPSVVVSNDEENNELVRTWKPEGLADVGPVASVTGKPAALSHHEILLRLDGYDPERGVKISGHRGYFFRNYGVFLNQALINYGLHFLASKGYIPLQAPVMMNKEVMAKTAQLSQFDEELYKVIDGEDEKYLIATSEQPISAYHSGEWFEKPQEQLPIRYVGYSSCFRREAGSHGKDAWGVFRVHAFEKIEQFCITEPEKSWEEFDRMIANSEEFYQSLKLPYRVVGIVSGELNNAAAKKYDLEAWFPYQKEYKELVSCSNCTDYQSRNLEIRSGIKKMNDREKKYVHCLNSTLAATQRALCCVLENYQTEDGLIVPEVLRKYIPGEPEFLPFVKELPKNSTSNKKK